The genomic interval NNNNNNNNNNNNNNNNNNNNNNNNNNNNNNNNNNNNNNNNNNNNNNNNNNNNNNNNNNNNNNNNNNNNNNNNNNNNNNNNNNNNNNNNNNNNNNNNNNNNNNNNNNNNNNNNNNNNNNNNNNNNNNNNNNNNNNNNNNNNNNNNNNNNNNNNNNNNNNNNNNNNNNNNNNNNNNNNNNNNNNNNNNNNNNNNNNNNNNNNNNNNNNNNNNNNNNNNNNNNNNNNNNNNNNNNNNNNNNNNNNNNNNNNNNNNNNNNNNNNNNNNNNNNNNNNNNNNNNNNNNNNNNNNNNNNNNNNNNNNNNNNNNNNNNNNNNNNNNNNNNNNNNNNNNNNNNNNNNNNNNNNNNNNNNNNNNNNNNNNNNNNNNNNNNNNNNNNNNNNNNNNNNNNNNNNNNNNNNNNNNNNNNNNNNNNNNNNNNNNNNNNNNNNNNNNNNNNNNNNNNNNNNNNNNNNNNNNNNNNNNNNNNNNNNNNNNNNNNNNNNNNNNNNNNNNNNNNNNNNNNNNNNNNNNNNNNNNNNNNNNNNNNNNNNNNNNNNNNNNNNNNNNNNNNNNNNNNNNNNNNNNNNNNNNNNNNNNNNNNNNNNNNNNNNNNNNNNNNNNNNNNNNNNNNNNNNNNNNNNNNNNNNNNNNNNNNNNNNNNNNNNNNNNNNNNNNNNNNNNNNNNNNNNNNNNNNNNNNNNNNNNNNNNNNNNNNNNNNNNNNNNNNNNNNNNNNNNNNNNNNNNNNNNNNNNNNNNNNNNNNNNNNNNNNNNNNNNNNNNNNNNNNNNNNNNNNNNNNNNNNNNNNNNNNNNNNNNNNNNNNNNNNNNNNNNNNNNNNNNNNNNNNNNNNNNNNNNNNNNNNNNNNNNNNNNNNNNNNNNNNNNNNNNNNNNNNNNNNNNNNNNNNNNNNNNNNNNNNNNNNNNNNNNNNNNNNNNNNNNNNNNNNNNNNNNNNNNNNNNNNNNNNNNNNNNNNNNNNNNNNNNNNNNNNNNNNNNNNNNNNNNNNNNNNNNNNNNNNNNNNNNNNNNNNNNNNNNNNNNNNNNNNNNNNNNNNNNNNNNNNNNNNNNNNNNNNNNNNNNNNNNNNNNNNNNNNNNNNNNNNNNNNNNNNNNNNNNNNNNNNNNNNNNNNNNNNNNNNNNNNNNNNNNNNNNNNNNNNNNNNNNNNNNNNNNNNNNNNNNNNNNNNNNNNNNNNNNNNNNNNNNNNNNNNNNNNNNNNNNNNNNNNNNNNNNNNNNNNNNNNNNNNNNNNNNNNNNNNNNNNNNNNNNNNNNNNNNNNNNNNNNNNNNNNNNNNNNNNNNNNNNNNNNNNNNNNNNNNNNNNNNNNNNNNNNNNNNNNNNNNNNNNNNNNNNNNNNNNNNNNNNNNNNNNNNNNNNNNNNNNNNNNNNNNNNNNNNNNNNNNNNNNNNNNNNNNNNNNNNNNNNNNNNNNNNNNNNNNNNNNNNNNNNNNNNNNNNNNNNNNNNNNNNNNNNNNNNNNNNNNNNNNNNNNNNNNNNNNNNNNNNNNNNNNNNNNNNNNNNNNNNNNNNNNNNNNNNNNNNNNNNNNNNNNNNNNNNNNNNNNNNNNNNNNNNNNNNNNNNNNNNNNNNNNNNNNNNNNNNNNNNNNNNNNNNNNNNNNNNNNNNNNNNNNNNNNNNNNNNNNNNNNNNNNNNNNNNNNNNNNNNNNNNNNNNNNNNNNNNNNNNNNNNNNNNNNNNNNNNNNNNNNNNNNNNNNNNNNNNNNNNNNNNNNNNNNNNNNNNNNNNNNNNNNNNNNNNNNNNNNNNNNNNNNNNNNNNNNNNNNNNNNNNNNNNNNNNNNNNNNNNNNNNNNNNNNNNNNNNNNNNNNNNNNNNNNNNNNNNNNNNNNNNNNNNNNNNNNNNNNNNNNNNNNNNNNNNNNNNNNNNNNNNNNNNNNNNNNNNNNNNNNNNNNNNNNNNNNNNNNNNNNNNNNNNNNNNNNNNNNNNNNNNNNNNNNNNNNNNNNNNNNNNNNNNNNNNNNNNNNNNNNNNNNNNNNNNNNNNNNNNNNNNNNNNNNNNNNNNNNNNNNNNNNNNNNNNNNNNNNNNNNNNNNNNNNNNNNNNNNNNNNNNNNNNNNNNNNNNNNNNNNNNNNNNNNNNNNNNNNNNNNNNNNNNNNNNNNNNNNNNNNNNNNNNNNNNNNNNNNNNNNNNNNNNNNNNNNNNNNNNNNNNNNNNNNNNNNNNNNNNNNNNNNNNNNNNNNNNNNNNNNNNNNNNNNNNNNNNNNNNNNNNNNNNNNNNNNNNNNNNNNNNNNNNNNNNNNNNNNNNNNNNNNNNNNNNNNNNNNNNNNNNNNNNNNNNNNNNNNNNNNNNNNNNNNNNNNNNNNNNNNNNNNNNNNNNNNNNNNNNNNNNNNNNNNNNNNNNNNNNNNNNNNNNNNNNNNNNNNNNNNNNNNNNNNNNNNNNNNNNNNNNNNNNNNNNNNNNNNNNNNNNNNNNNNNNNNNNNNNNNNNNNNNNNNNNNNNNNNNNNNNNNNNNNNNNNNNNNNNNNNNNNNNNNNNNNNNNNNNNNNNNNNNNNNNNNNNNNNNNNNNNNNNNNNNNNNNNNNNNNNNNNNNNNNNNNNNNNNNNNNNNNNNNNNNNNNNNNNNNNNNNNNNNNNNNNNNNNNNNNNNNNNNNNNNNNNNNNNNNNNNNNNNNNNNNNNNNNNNNNNNNNNNNNNNNNNNNNNNNNNNNNNNNNNNNNNNNNNNNNNNNNNNNNNNNNNNNNNNNNNNNNNNNNNNNNNNNNNNNNNNNNNNNNNNNNNNNNNNNNNNNNNNNNNNNNNNNNNNNNNNNNNNNNNNNNNNNNNNNNNNNNNNNNNNNNNNNNNNNNNNNNNNNNNNNNNNNNNNNNNNNNNNNNNNNNNNNNNNNNNNNNNNNNNNNNNNNNNNNNNNNNNNNNNNNNNNNNNNNNNNNNNNNNNNNNNNNNNNNNNNNNNNNNNNNNNNNNNNNNNNNNNNNNNNNNNNNNNNNNNNNNNNNNNNNNNNNNNNNNNNNNNNNNNNNNNNNNNNNNNNNNNNNNNNNNNNNNNNNNNNNNNNNNNNNNNNNNNNNNNNNNNNNNNNNNNNNNNNNNNNNNNNNNNNNNNNNNNNNNNNNNNNNNNNNNNNNNNNNNNNNNNNNNNNNNNNNNNNNNNNNNNNNNNNNNNNNNNNNNNNNNNNNNNNNNNNNNNNNNNNNNNNNNNNNNNNNNNNNNNNNNNNNNNNNNNNNNNNNNNNNNNNNNNNNNNNNNNNNNNNNNNNNNNNNNNNNNNNNNNNNNNNNNNNNNNNNNNNNNNNNNNNNNNNNNNNNNNNNNNNNNNNNNNNNNNNNNNNNNNNNNNNNNNNNNNNNNNNNNNNNNNNNNNNNNNNNNNNNNNNNNNNNNNNNNNNNNNNNNNNNNNNNNNNNNNNNNNNNNNNNNNNNNNNNNNNNNNNNNNNNNNNNNNNNNNNNNNNNNNNNNNNNNNNNNNNNNNNNNNNNNNNNNNNNNNNNNNNNNNNNNNNNNNNNNNNNNNNNNNNNNNNNNNNNNNNNNNNNNNNNNNNNNNNNNNNNNNNNNNNNNNNNNNNNNNNNNNNNNNNNNNNNNNNNNNNNNNNNNNNNNNNNNNNNNNNNNNNNNNNNNNNNNNNNNNNNNNNNNNNNNNNNNNNNNNNNNNNNNNNNNNNNNNNNNNNNNNNNNNNNNNNNNNNNNNNNNNNNNNNNNNNNNNNNNNNNNNNNNNNNNNNNNNNNNNNNNNNNNNNNNNNNNNNNNNNNNNNNNNNNNNNNNNNNNNNNNNNNNNNNNNNNNNNNNNNNNNNNNNNNNNNNNNNNNNNNNNNNNNNNNNNNNNNNNNNNNNNNNNNNNNNNNNNNNNNNNNNNNNNNNNNNNNNNNNNNNNNNNNNNNNNNNNNNNNNNNNNNNNNNNNNNNNNNNNNNNNNNNNNNNNNNNNNNNNNNNNNNNNNNNNNNNNNNNNNNNNNNNNNNNNNNNNNNNNNNNNNNNNNNNNNNNNNNNNNNNNNNNNNNNNNNNNNNNNNNNNNNNNNNNNNNNNNNNNNNNNNNNNNNNNNNNNNNNNNNNNNNNNNNNNNNNNNNNNNNNNNNNNNNNNNNNNNNNNNNNNNNNNNNNNNNNNNNNNNNNNNNNNNNNNNNNNNNNNNNNNNNNNNNNNNNNNNNNNNNNNNNNNNNNNNNNNNNNNNNNNNNNNNNNNNNNNNNNNNNNNNNNNNNNNNNNNNNNNNNNNNNNNNNNNNNNNNNNNNNNNNNNNNNNNNNNNNNNNNNNNNNNNNNNNNNNNNNNNNNNNNNNNNNNNNNNNNNNNNNNNNNNNNNNNNNNNNNNNNNNNNNNNNNNNNNNNNNNNNNNNNNNNNNNNNNNNNNNNNNNNNNNNNNNNNNNNNNNNNNNNNNNNNNNNNNNNNNNNNNNNNNNNNNNNNNNNNNNNNNNNNNNNNNNNNNNNNNNNNNNNNNNNNNNNNNNNNNNNNNNNNNNNNNNNNNNNNNNNNNNNNNNNNNNNNNNNNNNNNNNNNNNNNNNNNNNNNNNNNNNNNNNNNNNNNNNNNNNNNNNNNNNNNNNNNNNNNNNNNNNNNNNNNNNNNNNNNNNNNNNNNNNNNNNNNNNNNNNNNNNNNNNNNNNNNNNNNNNNNNNNNNNNNNNNNNNNNNNNNNNNNNNNNNNNNNNNNNNNNNNNNNNNNNNNNNNNNNNNNNNNNNNNNNNNNNNNNNNNNNNNNNNNNNNNNNNNNNNNNNNNNNNNNNNNNNNNNNNNNNNNNNNNNNNNNNNNNNNNNNNNNNNNNNNNNNNNNNNNNNNNNNNNNNNNNNNNCGGAAGAATAGCTCGATGGCAAGTGCTATTGTCTGAGTATGACATTGTGTATGTGTctcaaaaatcaatcaaagggAGCGTCATTGCCGATTTCCTTGCAGATCGAGCTAATGAAGATTATGAATCTGTAAGTTTCGATTTTCCAGATGAAGATTTGATGGTCGTCTTGCATGTAGAAGAGGTTGGTCCCAATGAACTTAATCCATGGAAGGTGTATTTTGACGGAGCATCCAATGCTTTGGGGCACGGAATTGGGGCAGTGTTGATTTCTCCAAATGGAAAGTACTATCCAGCTACGGCGAGATTGAATTTCAATTGTACTAACAATATGACGGAGTATGAGGCATTGGTAATGGGATTACAAGTAGCAATTGAGATGAAGGCTGACGCGATAGATGTTTACGGAGATTCGGCTTTAGTGATATGTCAAATGAGAGGCGAATGGGAAACTAGAGATTCTAAACTAGTTCCATATAAAAAGCTGGTTACAGAATTAAGCAAACAGTTCAAAGAAATCAGCTTCAACCATTTGCCTCGAGAAGAGAATCAGATTGCTGATGCTTTGGCCACCCTCGCAGcgatgttcaaaataaaagaggcGGCCGATGTACGCCCTTTTGATTTAGAAGTCTGTGAAGTCTCCGCACACTgcttgaatgttgaagaagaggTTGATGGTAAGCCGTGGTATCATGATATCATGCAATACATCAAGCACCAAGCATATCCTGAGAATGTCACGGATAATGACAAGCGAACTCTTCGAAGATTAGCAATGGGTTTCTTCCTTAGCGGAGAAGTGCTCTATAAAAGGAGTTGAGATCAAGTACTCTTGAGATGTGTGGATGCTGCGGAAGccaacaaaataatgaaagaagTCCACGAAGGAACTTGTGGAGCTCATGCTAATGGACATATGTTGGCTAGACAAATTATGAGAGCTGGTTATTATTGGTTGAAGTTGGAATCAGACTGCATAAATTTTGCTCGAAAATGCCATAAGTGTCAAGTGTACGCTGATAGGATCCATGCTCCACCAGCCCCATTGCATGTTTTCACAGCACCTTGGCCATTTTCAATGTGGGGAATGGATGTGATTGGACTTATTACGTCAAAAGCCTCTAATGGACATCGATTCATATTGGTGGCCATCGATTATTTCACGAAATGGGTAGAAGCAGCTTCCTATGCCAATGTGACACAAAAGGTGGTGTGCAGGTTCATCCAAAAGGAGATCATATGTCGGTATGGGCTTCTAGAAAGGATCATTACGGATAACGCAAGCAATTTGAATGGTGCGATGGTGAAGGATGTTTGCGCTAAATTCAAGATCAAGCATCATAACTCGACAACTTACCGTCCGAAGATGAACGGAGTGGTAGAGACAGCCaataaaaacatcaaaaagaTTATCGAAAAGATGACTGAAGTTTATAAAGACTGGCATGAGAAATTTCCTTTTGCCTTACATGCATATCGAATCTCTGTGCGTACCTCCACCGGGGCAACTCCGTACTCATTAGTATACGGTGCAGAAGCAGTTCTACCTGTTGAAGTagaaatcccatcattgaGGGTGTTGATGGAAACAGAATTGGAAGATGCTGAGTGGGTCCGCTCCCGCTACGAACAGTTGAATCTGATTGAGGAGAAAAGGCTTACGGCTCTTTGTCATGGTCAGATGTACCAACGAAGGATGATGCTAGCGTACGAGAAAAAAGTTCATCCCAGGCAGTTCCGAGAAGGAGAGTTGGTTCTCAAGAGAATACTCCCTAATCAAACTGATTTTCGGGGAAAATGGATGCCGAATTGGGAAGGGCCATACGTGGTAAAGAAGGCTTTTTCATGAAGAGCTTTGATCTTGGCTGACATGGATGGGGGAGATTTGCCTAATCCGATAAATGCGGATGCGGTGAAGAAATACTatgcttaaaaatttaaaaataaaataaaaaaaaacgaaaGGGGTTCGTGTTGAAAACCCGAAAAGGGCAGCTCGTACCTAAAGAAGGAGGCTCATGCTGAAAACCCAAAAAGGGCGGCTTGAGGTTGAAAAGCAGGAAGTTAGAATGGAATTTGAATATGTCAGCCTAAGGATTGAGGTAGAAATACACCATGAATGGAGTTCCACAATTTCGCAAAGTAGGGGAAGTTAAGGAATCTGCAACCTATAGATTTGCTCAAAGCATCAATCAAGGACAATTCTTGAAGTCGAATATCATATTGTTTTCTCTTAGTGGTCTGAGTGTTCATTATTTAAAGATCTAATGTTTGCCCTGTAAATTCTGTTTGCCTTGAACTAATTGATTCCTCATATATGAAGTTCTTCTTCGCCTCTTGATTTTAACTCTTTCATTATTTACCATCCCATGATTCACATAGTGATTGTCATAGAAATGAATGATAATtggtaaaagaaataaactaattaagcaagaaattaCACTCATTGTTCAGTAAAAGACTTAATGACGAAAAAAAGAATGGCAGAGCCCTGAACCAAAGGCAAAGTCAGATGTCAAAAGAGATGGTACTTAAGAGAAAATTTGGAGTTACCTGAATTCTAcaagaggaaagaaaacaGGCAGAGAAGATCGAAAGTGGCAGTGAAAAATCGGATGAAGCAAGAGAAAGGTTTTGGAACCTTAATGaatcataaacatgaaaaaCGTTTCATCATGtcaatcatgcatacatgccTAGCCATGCACTCGAcaagaatcaaaattaattcatatccCAAGCTTTGAGGGTCGAAATTCACTCGACTTAAAATGTTGAGATTGTAAAATTTCAATGGAAGGATTTGagtcttttccttttatgttaatccaattaagttagcattaaagaatttaaatcgaacctgttgtgagataggtcgagcctaaattaagtttaagaattttaattttttaaatcgaacctgttgtgagataggtcgagcctagattaagtctagaaattttaaattttgtttaaatcgaacctgttgtgagataggtcgagcctagattaagtctaagaattttaattttgtttaaatcaaACCTGTTgcgagataggtcgagcctagattaagtttagaaattttaatttggtttaaatcgaacctgctgtgagataggtcgagcctagattaagtctaggaatttNNNNNNNNNNNNNNNNNNNNNNNNNNNNNNNNNNNNNNNNNNNNNNNNNNNNNNNNNNNNNNNNNNNNNNNNNNNNNNNNNNNNNNNNNNNNNNNNNNNNNNNNNNNNNNNNNNNNNNNNNNNNNNNNNNNNNNNNNNNNNNNNNNNNNNNNNNNNNNNNNNNNNNNNNNNNNNNNNNNNNNNNNNNNNNNNNNNNNNNNNNNNNNNNNNNNNNNNNNNNNNNNNNNNNNNNNNNNNNNNNNNNNNNNNNNNNNNNNNNNNNNNNNNNNNNNNNNNNNNNNNNNNNNNNNNNNNNNNNNNNNNNNNNNNNNNNNNNNNNNNNNNNNNNNNNNNNNNNNNNNNNNNNNNNNNNNNNNNNNNNNNNNNNNNNNNNNNNNNNNNNNNNNNNNNNNNNNNNNNNNNNNNNNNNNNNNNNNNNNNNNNNNNNNNNNNNNNNNNNNNNNNNNNNNNNNNNNNNNNNNNNNNNNNNNNNNNNNNNNNNNNNNNNNNNNNNNNNNNNNNNNNNNNNNNNNNNNNNNNNNNNNNNNNNNNNNNNNNNNNNNNNNNNNNNNNNNNNNNNNNNNNNNNNNNNNNNNNNNNNNNNNNNNNNNNNNNNNNNNNNNNNNNNNNNNNNNNNNNNNNNNNNNNNNNNNNNNNNNNNNNNNNNNNNNNNNNNNNNNNNNNNNNNNNNNNNNNNNNNNNNNNNNNNNNNNNNNNNNNNNNNNNNNNNNNNNNNNNNNNNNNNNNNNNNNNNNNNNNNNNNNNNNNNNNNNNNNNNNNNNNNNNNNNNNNNNNNNNNNNNNNNNNNNNNNNNNNNNNNNNNNNNNNNNNNNNNNNNNNNNNNNNNNNNNNNNNNNNNNNNNNNNNNNNNNNNNNNNNNNNNNNNNNNNNNNNNNNNNNNNNNNNNNNNNNNNNNNNNNNNNNNNNNNNNNNNNNNNNNNNNNNNNNNNNNNNNNNNNNNNNNNNNNNNNNNNNNNNNNNNNNNNNNNNNNNNNNNNNNNNNNNNNNNNNNNNNNNNNNNNNNNNNNNNNNNNNNNNNNNNNNNNNNNNNNNNNNNNNNNNNNNNNNNNNNNNNNNNNNNNNNNNNNNNNNNNNNNNNNNNNNNNNNNNNNNNNNNNNNNNNNNNNNNNNNNNNNNNNNNNNNNNNNNNNNNNNNNNNNNNNNNNNNNNNNNNNNNNNNNNNNNNNNNNNNNNNNNNNNNNNNNNNNNNNNNNNNNNNNNNNNNNNNNNNNNNNNNNNNNNNNNNNNNNNNNNNNNNNNNNNNNNNNNNNNNNNNNNNNNNNNNNNNNNNNNNNNNNNNNNNNNNNNNNNNNNNNNNNNNNNNNNNNNNNNNNNNNNNNNNNNNNNNNNNNNNcaagtaaaaaaattgacCAACAACAAATATGGATTTGaatagaaaaccaaaaaaataaagtatatagtaataataaataataaataataaataataaataatcaaattttttttaaaacaatcaATAAACGCGCGCATGTAGATACCATCACTTTATACTATCATTGCATGCCACTCTTATTTTGCAAATGGCGCAGGaatcccgatgatgggatttctctgaggagcttgtagagacgagttATTCTggggatatctctaggtgaagagaatttcgagacttcaccaaaacgttgggatggtctttgaatgatttttcaataaaagattaccgattctattatttaaaataaacaagtcacgACATCATTCTACGcttgcatcatatgcatacGTAAAACCAAGTGAAAAACTCAGTCTgtcaattcaataaaatttaattaataaaataaggattaaactaagaaaatgctatattaaga from Theobroma cacao cultivar B97-61/B2 chromosome 5, Criollo_cocoa_genome_V2, whole genome shotgun sequence carries:
- the LOC108661992 gene encoding uncharacterized protein LOC108661992; its protein translation is MVFIPKGKRAKRCRFSGVAEVGESRPKRRRFEQAPQAPNGSVIADFLADRANEDYESVSFDFPDEDLMVVLHVEEVGPNELNPWKVYFDGASNALGHGIGAVLISPNGKYYPATARLNFNCTNNMTEYEALVMGLQVAIEMKADAIDVYGDSALVICQMRGEWETRDSKLVPYKKLVTELSKQFKEISFNHLPREENQIADALATLAAMFKIKEAADVRPFDLEVCEVSAHCLNVEEEVDGKPWYHDIMQYIKHQAYPENVTDNDKRTLRRLAMGFFLSGEVLYKRS